A stretch of DNA from Methylogaea oryzae:
AAGGACCGCTGATGAGGGTGGTGGCGAAGGCCATCGCCACCAGGGCGACGAAGATGCGCTGATCGATCAAACGCTGCTCCAGCGCCACGGAGGCCAAGACGATTTCCACCGCGCCGCGCGCGTTGAGGCCGACGCCCACCGCCAAAGCCTCCCGACCCGACAAGCCGCCCAAACGCGCGCCCAGGCTGCCGCCGAGGATTTTTCCCAAACAGGCGACCAGGAACACCCACAACACCAGCGGGCCGTCGAACTGGCCGGAAAAATCGGCCTTCAACCCGACGGAAACGAAATACAGCGGCGCGAAAAAATTCAGCGCGAAAGGCTGGATCATGTCGTGGATGCGCTGGTCCTGATCCGGCTCCCGATCCTGGCCGAAAGCCACACCCACCAAAAAAGCGCCGAAGATGCCGTGAATGCCGGCATGCTCCGCTCCCACCGCCGCCAGCACTACCAAGGCCGCCAGAAAGGTCAGCAAGCCCCCCGGCCAGTCCTTGAAATAGCGGGCCTGGTGCAGCAGCGGCTGCAACAGCCAGCGGCCCACGCCCAAGACCAATGCGGCGAATCCCAACACCAAGGCCAACGCCACCGCCAAGTTGCTGTCGGCCTGCCCCGGCGAGAGATCGTGCAGGATGAGGGCGAACAAGGACCAGCCGATCACGTCGTTGGCCATGGCCGAGGCCATCACCGTGGCGCCGATTTGGGTGTCGATCAAGCGGGTGTCCATCAGCATGCGGGCGATCACCGGCAAGGCGGAAATGGACAGGGCCGCGCCGATGAACAAGGCCAATAAATCGGGACGCGACTGTTGCCCCCACAGCCCCGGAAACAGCGCCACCATGGCGTAACCCAGCACCAGGGGCACGGCCCCTCCGCCCAGGCTGGTGAGGGCGATGACGCGGGGATGGCGGCGCACGTGAACCAGGTTGACCTCCAAGCCCGCGGCGAACATGAAGAACAGCATGCCAACCTTTAGCAAGGCGTCCAGGCTGGTGGCGACGGCTTTGTCCAAGGGAAACAGCAAAGCGTGGGCCTGCGGGGCGAAGGCGCCGAGCAAGGTCGGCCCCAGCAGGATGCCGCCCAGCAGCTCGCCCAGCACCGCCGGCTGGCCCAAGCGGCGGGCCAAGTACCCCATGCCCCAGGCGACGGACAGCATCAGGCCGATCTGGACGAACAGGATTTGCAGTTGCGTGGGGCTCATAAGGAGAAGTTTTTGATTCTGTCTTGCCAAATTATCCGCAGTGCCCGCTCACCGTCCCGTTTGCCGCGCTGAGCACCGCAGTTTTCGACGGGAATAACCCGCAGGGCGGCCGCATGGAAGCGGCCGGTTGCCCGCCAGGCCAGGGATGGCCTGTCGGGCAACTCCCGACGAAAACGAGGAGCGCAAGGCACCGCGTAGCGGCGCGGCAATCGGGCGGCTTTTTCTTTGGTTACTTTCTTTTGGCCGAACAAAAGAAAGTAACCCGCCCGTGGGTGCGGGAAACCCACATTCAAACACCCCGCCGCAGGCGCTCAAAACCTACCCCCTTATGGCTTACAAGCAAAGGGTTAACCCGCCATGCGCCGCCCGGCCAAAAGGCTCTGCTGCAAGGCGTTGTCGTCGGCCCACATGTCGCCGGACAAGAGGCGGGCTATCTGGTCCTTCAGCTCGGGATTGCGGTCGGCCTCGAAGAACAGGTTGTGGACGATGTTGGACTGGTAGAAGCGCTCGACGAACACCCGCATGGTGTTGAAGCTCAGCAAATACGCCTCGTCGTCCACCACGTGCAGATCCGGATCGGCCTCGCGCCCCTCAACCAGCCCCTCATGCACCCGGTCGGCGACGCGGGCGGCGCTGGTGAAGGCGAGGAACACGCCGGAGGAGAACACCGGGTCGAGGAAGCCGGCGGCGTCGCCGCAGCAGGCGTAGCGCAGGCCGTGGCGGCGCTGGTTGCTGTAGCTGAAGTCCGCCTCGGTGCGGATCGGCGCGAATTGCTCCGCGCCGCCCAGCAAGCGGCCGAGTATGGGCGATGCCGCCACATAGCGGCGGTAGAGGTCTTCCACGCTGCAATCCTTGGGCCGCTCCTTCTGCACCACCAGGCCCACGCTCAGGCGGCGGCCGGACAGGGGGATGATCCAGATCCAGCCGATGTCCACCACCGGCACGTAGATGCTGCCGGAGCGGAACAGCTCGTCGGCCTCCTCGTTGGAGGGGATGTTGTCGAAATGGCTGTAGACGGCGAACTTGCCCAGGTTCCCGATGCGGTCGATGCCGTCGTTCTTCCTGCCCATGAGGGCGCTGCGGCCGGTGGCGTCCACTAGGTAGCGGCTGCGGTAACGACCCCGGTCGGTGACGATGTCCACCCTTTCCGGCAGGCAAGCCACCTCCAGCACTTTTTCTTCCTCACGGGTCTCGGCGCCGTGCTTGGCAGCGTTCTGGAACAGCTTCTGGTCGAAGGGCGCGCGCTCCAGCTGGTAGGTCTTACGATAGACGCTTAGGGGGAAATACATGCGCTGGCCGGTGGCCTCGTCGATGAACACCGCGCCGCTCTTGAACTGGTTGCCTTCGCTCCAGTCGATGCCCAAACGCTGCACCACCGGCTCGCTGAAAGGCAGCATGGATTCGCCGATGTGGAAGCGCGGATGCTTGCCCTGCTCCAGCAGCAGGACCTTGTGTCCGTATTGCGCCAGCAAGGTGGCCGCCGTGGACCCCGCCGGCCCGCCGCCGACCACCACCACGTCGTAATCGAAAGAATGCTGTGTGTCATTGCTCATGGGCTAGTCCCTCATGGTGCGCGGCCCGCGTCACCGGGCCAGTTGCTATTCGCCAAAAAACGCTCAGTCGTCACAATTCATCCGCGCCTGCCAGCCGGAAACGGCGGCGCTGAGCGGCACGGCCCGCGCCTTCCCGCCCGACGCGGCCAGATCCAACAGGGGCAGCGCCGCCAAGGCCGGCATCCGCTCCGCCATGGCCCGCCAGGCCTCGGGAAACTCCGCCCCGCCGCGCTCGGGCCGGCCGATGTGGGCCAGGCGGCCGGCTACGTCCCCGGCCGCCAGCACCAGGGCGCAGGCGAAAGCCGGCTCGCCCCGGCCCGGATCCAATGGGGCCGGCCAGGTCTCGTCGTAACACACCAGCAGCAGCTCGCCGCCCGAGCAAGCCAGCTGGCACCAGGCCTCCAGCAAAGCCATGGCGAAGGTGTCGTGACCCGCCGCCAGGGCACTGGCGGGCTGGGTGCATTGCTGGGCGATGCTCCAATAACCGGCCGCCGTATTCTGCACGGAGTTGTGGAAGGCATTGGGAGAAACCACGCCTTCGGGCCGGGCCAGTTCCCGGCACAAGAGATCGGTGGTCTGGATTTCGCCGGCCACGCTGGCGAATATCGCCGGCAACGACGAGGGCGAACGGCCGGCCTGGCCGCATGCGGCCGCGGCGGCGCTGAAAGCCAACTGCGTGGCCGCGCTGCTGCGGCGGCGCAGCGTCGCGGGAATCGCCTCGCGCACGATGTCGGAAGCCGCGAACGGCAAAGTCTCCCGCAAGGCCGCATCGGGGGCGCAGACGCCGTAGCCCAGCAAGCTCATGCGATCCATCAAGCCGCCTCCAGCAGCACGCTGGCGTTGTTGCCGCCGAAGCCGAGGGCGTTGCTCAGCACCAGCTTCGGCGCCACATCCAGGCGCGGCGCGGCGATCACCGGGCAAGGACAGGCCGGGTCGGGCTGCTGCAAGCCGCAGGTACCGGGCAAAAAGCCCTGCTCCAGGGCCAACAGGCTCACCACCGCCTCCACCGCCCCCGCCGCCCCCAGG
This window harbors:
- a CDS encoding cation:proton antiporter codes for the protein MSPTQLQILFVQIGLMLSVAWGMGYLARRLGQPAVLGELLGGILLGPTLLGAFAPQAHALLFPLDKAVATSLDALLKVGMLFFMFAAGLEVNLVHVRRHPRVIALTSLGGGAVPLVLGYAMVALFPGLWGQQSRPDLLALFIGAALSISALPVIARMLMDTRLIDTQIGATVMASAMANDVIGWSLFALILHDLSPGQADSNLAVALALVLGFAALVLGVGRWLLQPLLHQARYFKDWPGGLLTFLAALVVLAAVGAEHAGIHGIFGAFLVGVAFGQDREPDQDQRIHDMIQPFALNFFAPLYFVSVGLKADFSGQFDGPLVLWVFLVACLGKILGGSLGARLGGLSGREALAVGVGLNARGAVEIVLASVALEQRLIDQRIFVALVAMAFATTLISGPLLQRLVAPLRRTNP
- a CDS encoding NAD(P)/FAD-dependent oxidoreductase, which translates into the protein MSNDTQHSFDYDVVVVGGGPAGSTAATLLAQYGHKVLLLEQGKHPRFHIGESMLPFSEPVVQRLGIDWSEGNQFKSGAVFIDEATGQRMYFPLSVYRKTYQLERAPFDQKLFQNAAKHGAETREEEKVLEVACLPERVDIVTDRGRYRSRYLVDATGRSALMGRKNDGIDRIGNLGKFAVYSHFDNIPSNEEADELFRSGSIYVPVVDIGWIWIIPLSGRRLSVGLVVQKERPKDCSVEDLYRRYVAASPILGRLLGGAEQFAPIRTEADFSYSNQRRHGLRYACCGDAAGFLDPVFSSGVFLAFTSAARVADRVHEGLVEGREADPDLHVVDDEAYLLSFNTMRVFVERFYQSNIVHNLFFEADRNPELKDQIARLLSGDMWADDNALQQSLLAGRRMAG
- a CDS encoding beta-ketoacyl synthase chain length factor, with translation MDRMSLLGYGVCAPDAALRETLPFAASDIVREAIPATLRRRSSAATQLAFSAAAAACGQAGRSPSSLPAIFASVAGEIQTTDLLCRELARPEGVVSPNAFHNSVQNTAAGYWSIAQQCTQPASALAAGHDTFAMALLEAWCQLACSGGELLLVCYDETWPAPLDPGRGEPAFACALVLAAGDVAGRLAHIGRPERGGAEFPEAWRAMAERMPALAALPLLDLAASGGKARAVPLSAAVSGWQARMNCDD